The Plutella xylostella chromosome 25, ilPluXylo3.1, whole genome shotgun sequence region AGATATTTCTAGCAACGATCATGCCGGATGTacagaagtaaataaataatatgtaaatatatgtaaataaatatgtggggacatcttacacacggccatccgaccccaagctaggcagaacctgtgttatgggtgtcggacagctgatatatctacacaaatacctacatagatagatagatactaaatataaatatcaacacccaagacccgagtacaaatatctgtctttaaacaaatatctgccccagccgggaatcgaacccgggaccttcggcatagcagtcagggccactaaccactacaccattcgaccgtcaaatagtatattgtgttaaaataacctttgatgatgaaatgaaaaagttcctgtgaaatagcaccaaattattccTAAACGAAACAAAATCGCGTTTGCAATATTCgccgcatcagaatattaccaattaaattttaagttaaaaaaaattggaacATCGGAgccatttggtgtcggcattttgtgaatggagctttttcattgctctcgAATTTTTAGTTACCTAGCCCTgaattaaaattcaaatttaaattgcTTTTGTGGCCTTTAAAAAGTATAACTGTGTCCAACAGAGATTTCGACGAGCAAATCCAGCCGTATGCTCCATACATCCCAAAAGACTTGAAAACTTTCAATTGGAAGAGCTACGCGCGTCTCGATGATATTTACGCATGGATGGATGATTTGACACAAGAGTTTCCCCGAGAGGTCACAGTCTTCAACATTGGTACGACATACGAAGGACGGCAGATCAAAGCAGCTAGAGTTGTTTTGGAAGGAGCGCGACGTGGATCCAAGGTATTTactcatacctacctaatgaaatgaaataaccTATGTTAAAAACCACCgccattcaacactaaaagcaTAACTTTTCAATGGGTAAGCTGATATTATGTCTAAAAACACTCGGGGTGGTACCTTCCTATTACACCAAAagaaatcaaatcaaaaaacGGTTCAGTGCAGCGATTAtaagattcgaaacctccgtttacgttgcgtagtgacatttgtttttttcatgttaggtggaatttcaccaaacgctaaacgtatttagtagcctgtcatactgtcaattaaaatttgatttaaatactattttatatacgtttagcgtttggtaaaagtaaccctttgtgtagtttcgaaaatagtatcgaatcctgtgatcgaaCCTCAGCCGTGCAACGAAAAAGAGGAGTGTTACAAGTTTGACGTGTCTCAGACACGTAACACTCCTCTTTTTCGTCGAAGTTTAAAAATGTGGTGAGACATTTCTGttgtacatatattattattgttttagatTGTCATAGAAGGTGGTATCCACGGCAGAGAATGGATATCTCCGGCCTTCGTCACGTACCTTCTCAATGAAGTGTTGAACTCCACAAATTCTAAAGACGAGGTGTTCAAGGAAATAGCCACAAACTACGaatggtattttattccagTGCTGAACCCCGATGGGTATGAATTCTCTCATGTGAAGGTAAATTTaaatcatcataattatttcaatgttttaacaaaagaGCGAGCAAAGTTCTAActaatacactcacaggcaatgaaaaagttccactctcaaaatgcagacaccaaacgaaccaaattttttcaaaaatttaagtaaatatttgataaaaaaatattattgtttttaattggtaatatcctgaagggctagcacggggcgcatttaagacgtgacaagagttttgcatcgcgctcactcacatcgcacagcctcaagagcgagcgcgacggagaactcttgtcacgtcttaatagcgccccgtgctacagggcctgatgcagttaaatgtacttcaatgttgcagaagatgtcattaagctagttttttccgtttaggagtcatttggtgtttttctcagtggaaccttttcattgcccgtaagtgtaataaaaaaatgtgttttaGGATCGATTATGGAGAAAAAATCGAAGACCATTCGGTACAACCGTTGTGCAATATGGAGTAGATTTAAATAGGAATTTTGGCATAGCCTTCGGAAGTAAGTATTGCTTCCCTACTTTCTCTACGGGtttaataatatcaaaataattatgtagcttATTAAGTAGTACTGGATTAACGTGGAATGCTTCACCAAACTCCGTAAAAATAACTGCAAGATATGCTTTTTAATGCTTTTCATAATAATCGAACACGATATTTACAAATTCTTCGATTTTAATAACTAATCTTTTAAACGTGTGTGCAGTATGTGTCATTTTTATCACGATAATTTTCCACCCTGTAGACTTGGGTGgttttatttacgttttattacgtatttttataaataaagtgcATTTTTGTTTGTCAGTTTAATATTATCAGGTAATTaccatttcattatttaatacaCAGCttgtaaataacattaaacTTGTAAATAACATTGAGCTTGTAATGTAATGCGTgttctattattataattgcttATGATATGATAATCGATtgctttttaataaaaaaacactttaagTATAGCTGATGAAGATGCATAATATTCCTTATTTATTATAGCTGTGGGCACAACCAAATCAGATCCATCTGACGACACATTTTGTGGTCCTAAACCATTTTCGGAACTGGAGAGCTGGGCGATGGctgaatttatgaaaaatgtGGGAAACGACACGGATTACTACATTTCTATCCATTCTTATGGTCAACTTGTAGTGCTGCCCTACGGGTATACAACCAAACATGACCCTGACTTTGATCAAGTGGTAATGATTTACTAATCTAACCTAAGTTTAAAAACCCCCAACCTTCTttactaaaagtcgcataacttatGAACGGCTATtccgattttaataaaatatggcttAAAATAAAGTCAAAGTTTAAGTCAaatgtatatataatatatataaatataaaatttactgatgaacgtcaatttttacaaacttctCTCccttcggataagggggggctatTTCTAATACCCCGAGTATTTTaagttagttataaaaattCTCCACAAATAGTAACTTAGTAACACACATGTAAGAAGTAACGTTAACGCTTTAatgtatatacttatttacatttaaattttcagTCGAAGGTTTGCAAACAAACTATAAACGTAATATCACAACGACGAGGCACGAAGTTTCGATGTGGGAATTCATTTTCAACCCTCGGTATGCAATcaataaagtttaaatttaaaaacatattacATACGCATACCAATTTCGTTTTCTTTGTTTTCATATGACtgtttaagtataatattttgagTATTTACAGGGATTTCATTTCTTATTACCTATACGTACTTGTTTTCAGGTTACATGGCTTCAGGATTAAGTTCAGACTGGGCGAAAATGGCGTACGGAATACCGTAAGCAGAAATTTTACTGTACTCAAAACACCTTTTAtctgtcatcatcagcccgaaTCATCCAGAAGTGGATTTAAGCTTCTCCCAAGATGCGCCACAAAACTGTTGCCTCGgttttcctcatccagccactaccggctacctgtctaaggtcgtcggtccagcactaccggctacctgtctaaggtcgtcggtccagcactaccggctacctgtctaaggtcgtcggtccagcgggcgtCTGACGCAATGCTTGCCAGTTCGTGGTCTCTACTGGATTACTCGTTCATCCCACCGGCCATCGGTTGTTCAGCATATATAGCCGGCGGTTACCTTAGTTCTCTTAAGTAATTCCTTATATTATGAgatcttatacagggtgttgcaaaaagggtatactatgtaatgatatatttttttcgcgaattttgaaattctgatttcagattcggacttagatataacatgctacacatgttggtttcggcttagtatataccctttttgcaacaccctgtacagaAATATTGAACATAGCTCTTTCTATTGGCTCAGATCTTCTTCGGGATTTGAGGAATGACATTCATGTATGCAGTAACCCAGTTATTATCCCATCATAACTACCTATAAAGTACTTTTTTATATCCTAGGTACGTTTTAGACATCGAAATGCAAGATGAAGGTCGCTACGGATTTGCTTTGCCCCCATCGGAAATAATACCATCGTCCGACGAAGTTATAGACGGCTTGAAAGAACTGCTGGGGCCAAAGTCGCAACGTTTCTATAGATTAGCAGAAAACTACGATGTGTCATCGTCACCACGTTTTGTGGCAACAAAAAATGTTCTCATTGTATTTGTGTTGCTTCGTAATTTGTGTTCAGTTTTGCTTTTATAAAgctaattttgtttttgttacacTTTGAGGtcttgttaaaataaatttacttaagtacttacaacttTTTTACCTGAGTAGTTTTCATTAGAATGTTATCAAGATAATTAGAggtaattatttactaatcTTTAAGATTTACctttagataataattatattcaaaattattaagtattcaAATATTAGAttctttgataaaatatttcaatgttATGCCGCACAGATATAAAGAACAGTAGGAAAATCTTATTAAATGTTAGCGTTCACCTATCAGTATCAAACGTATCGCACCAAAAAGATTCTCATAAATGTATGgtgaaacggcgtcggcaatgctgaatttctatacaataatacctactgaatGCGATGTGTCCGTTGCGTACTATGCcgtaaggtacctacatagttgcGAGCCTAAAAAGTGTCTTTTTAGTTAATTCAGGCAGTTAGTAGTGTAGGTACATTGCCACAAGacttttgccaaaatttataaaatctttttcctattttttttttagtaataattaggtaggtacagtgtGGTACAGTGTGataaacttatctgttccggtgagagcgaactaaattgatccatacctcattacttactaatgaattgtatattgtaaaagattatattggtttattaacaccgcaagagtgaattaacaatacgagcaaacttagaaatattacacatttgtGTGacctgtcaccggaacagataagtttgtggcactgtacagtgctccaaaattgataatgcgcatagaaatctttgacagatcggttgttttcgattacgtgacacatgatattgactcctatttcttttgaacaaggtgcaaaatgcaagtgtttttttaaggctcttacgatttaatgattcgaaTGTGAAggtctgcatgtgcattattaattttgaacAAGTGTACCTATATGTCTGTGGATATCAATATGTTTTCCCATTTTCAGCTGGATTCGGGAATCACACTACTGACGAGTTCTACCCCGGCCCCGAAGAATTCTCCGAAGCTGAAAGCTCTAGCATACGGAAATTGGTTGGATCGCTCACAAATATTGCCTATTACATAGCGATTCACTCTTACGggaactttattattattccataCTCTCACGTTAAAGAGCATCTGGATAATTACGATGACGTGGTttgtatattaattattaataatcttctaatagaaaaaaaacatggaaCCAAGAAGTTTCTATAAAGTTGTAAAATAAActcaaatttcattttaaaagtCCAAGGGCCACTttcaccaacatattaaatctagatttagtgttaaatctcgatcaagtgtcaaattttatatagactgacgtttcttaaatcgagatttgacactaaatcttgatttaatatgtttctgcaagtggcccttaaagAAGTTTTTTAGGGTGACATGCACAAgacatttaaacgtatttaaatacattgctcgcttgctttgacagtatagtgACATAGCAAGACAGCAAGAGATTTGTGAAAGTCACTCTTATGGACCTCCGCGGACGTGTAGAGTCCATGTTTACGAGTAGCGTCTGCCGATATTCAACTCAGACTGACCGATCAACAGACGTGTGGTCGCTTGCAGAGATTCGTCTGCAGATGCATCCGCGTACGTCTCTGGACGCATCCGCGGACGTGTAGTAGGGCCATTAGAAAGACGAGTTGTGTAACTGTCCTTTGGATGGGCACTTTACACGCAAGATACCCTATTTACGAATTTCACcgtttttcttttctttaatttcCAGGCACTTTATTGCGATATAATGGTGAACAGTATAgctaataaatacaattcaCATTATCTCTATGGAAATTCCTTTGAAACCTTGGGTAcgtgcatatatttttatgtatacttaattgATTTTCTTATACACacaaaaatactaaaaagTGACGAAAGAAATAActgaatacctacatataaaaaaatataaatttgtatttataaattacgatttttttaaatgtccTATGCGGATTATCATTATACTTCTTTTAGGTTCACTAAATGGAGGTACGAGTACTTCATATTtcaagaaaaaaagaaaaataccgTAAGTTGTAATGTGTGTGGGTGCTTGTATCGTATCGAAAGTTATTCCCAAGTAACTTTTCCTTTATATCTATTTCTTTTCAGATTTACCCTGTCATTGCATCTTGGGGAACTAGATTATGGATTTGCTCTCCCAGCAAATTCAATCATTCGAACTATGCAAGAAGGATTTACCGGAGTCGTTTCTTTAATGTCAGCATCCGCTAAAAGCGTTAACAGACGAGTAATAGAtaatgatgacgatgatgatgatgaagatacaTCCAGAAATAGCACAGATATTCCTGACTCTGCTGCAAAAAGCTTGAAGAGTGACGATGATAATGACTATGATAATGATGAGGAGAGAACGAACAAAAACCCGAACCTTTACGAAATGAACAACAAGGATGATTCTGAGATATTGAGTAGTTCTACCATAGAAACAGTTTCTAGCAATGCAATTAATCTTACAAAGCATAACACTCTACCTAAACATGGTGGTGGTGATAGTAAATTTGATGAAATAAGCAATAATGAGGAACCAATGGCTGATGTTCCATCTAAAGAGgtttatgaattaaaaaatactaagcTACATGAAGATTTACCTTTTGAAAGGCCTTCCTTAGCTGCTGATAGACCTGCATTTAAAAATCTTGCTTATGATACAAAATTCTCACAACCGAGGATGATTACTCACGTAGCTCGACGCACCACGACACATGACTATGATGACAATGCAGCAGGGAATATTAGTGCCATTCACATAGCGATGCTTACCATCATTTTCATGATCGTGACCActttataatttagttttagttttcgTGATGAATTTACCGTATTTTCcgatttttttgtttcttgccatttgatttatttaaatatacaacGTCCAACCAACTTTTATTCTTTACACATAATTTTAGACACTTTATTAAAACACAATTTCCTAGTCGTTTAATGGATTGGTCGATGATATTATCAAGGCGGGGATTATGATTAATAATCCGAGTAATTGTTGGGGCGTTACGACAAATCTTCATATTACGTGACCACAAGACATTAATATCTTGCGAACTGTCCAGTTTATCAAGACCTCTGTACAATATTCATggtaagtatatacctacaactGAAGTTACTATTTCAGTCTTCACAAGTTCACAAGCCTGCTGCTAGAGTATACTCGTAAGggtacataatacataattagaAAACATACTAAAGTCAGGTAGATACGAGTACATAAGTTACAtaaggaatatttttttactccgTTATCTTATCTAATAAAAGCACAAAAGctcttttataaaaaataagatatatttttCCGTGTGAAACATTAAAAATGTAGCTTGAGTACACTCGGTCTGGCAAGATTCCTgctatatatttaaattttgagctTAACTTCAAgtgattattaaaattaacgagataggtacatagtattattaaaattaacgaGATACATAGATGTAACTTATATACTGTCCTTATTATGACGATTTTACCTGGACTTAAGTTATTCTtgtaaaatacaaatttaaccGCAACAAATTCAAAAGGAATACTATCTTCCTGCTTATGGTCATAGGACATagatagaataaaattgtctcttaattatattatttatgacgaccgaatggcgcagtggttagtgacccgaaggtcccgggttcgattcccggctggggcagatatttgtttaaacacagatatttgttcccaggtcttggatgtgcccgtaaaatggcaatatcTTGGTATCTGAAATAAGGCACACCTCTACAAAGTTGCAATTGTACACAAACCAGAGGCAAGACTCTGGCTGACTTCCAAAGCACTTCGGAGATTAATTAATTGGGACACTGGTCCACTTGCCGGGTTGGCTCTGCTAACGAAATCTTACTCGAATTGCATCGGGTTTCTTCAGGTTACCCGGATAAGAAACGGATACGTGGCTTTAGTTTTGATGAATTGACTTAATTTTATCCATCTCGGTGACATAAACCAGagcagaagggctagtacagggagcatttaagacgtgacaagagttttgcatcgccgTCACTAACATCGCTCCGCCTTAAGAGTGAGCGCGacagagaacttttgtcacgtcttattagcgccctgtgctacagggccagggTATATCTAGACACCAGaatagggtttgtcaccgagGCTAGAGGCTTTTTTGCTGACTGAATTGcaatgtatacagggtgttgctaaaagGGTATAATAAGCAGAATGGGCGTGAGCCTTACCACCCTTAAAATCCTGTATAACAAAAGACTTGTATCTAAGATTTTTTGAGCAACGCAATATAGATTCAACGGATATTAAAGTGACGTCATACGTAACAAGACTATCCCGATCTATTAGTATGTCTATAAATACTCCGTCCTACTCCTACTTATGTTATGGCAGTTGTACATTGTTTGTTTATCTGCGCTAGTAATAGTAAACTTTCATGAAGTCCCAATACTATGTATAAAAGCTGAAACATCGTTCGTTATGTCTAAACGAAAATGCAAATAAACTATACCCCTTATTATTAAACGTAGAATAAACATAGTACTGGTTTAGAGTCATTTATAGTCCAGAGCTTTCATTCAGCTTTCATCAATCAACCTGGGCCCCAAGTCTGctatggacaacatttcattttctttaccctatatttttattagttattcggaaagtttatagaaaattagtggacccgtatttttttattttgtatatacataaatttttgcatgttatttttaactttaaagttaattattttaaaaccggaagtgacgtcacatattaggctcaatttttatttttgtcttttgcttgagtctcgaaaaaaaacataaatgacactgacaagtgacatttaaactttgtttacatgccaaccaacaaatgggtcattttcaaatgaccttgatatttctgatgatggaaagtaggtacttatcatgtaaaaaaataagcagaagcattttttcagctgtgtaggcggtgacatgctctgggacatattatatagaggtcatctcttaataataaataaaaaaaattgtcagaaagtgtcagaacagaattaatgaaaatgacccaaataaacaacaacgtcacgataaaacgtcaacgtcaatcaaaaatgaaagtgacagttactttgtttttaaatctataggctttgatcatcaaaatgcatcgcacctgatgcatgaagTCATCAGctcttttttactattttatgattttctcgaaaatgatacatccaaaaaatacaaaaacattttttttgtggcctttagagctaaatctcgaaatggttttcgatttatagcagctttagttttttgaaatgttgtccattggttacaaaaaatatcaatgaaGATATCCAATAGAGACTCCATTGCAACTCCATTGTCATTGGCccaaaaacggtagtccctaCGTCTCACGGCCAGTctcgataaaatataaatgctaTTGACACAGAATGACTTCTGGGTGATCGTGACGTCATCTTGGAATATTATCAGTGTTGCCGGTTTTGTCAAATTTGTAAAGCCACCATACACGGATCGTTCGACTTGGGCTTAATTTGAAGATTTtccacactatttatttaaaagtattagtGTTTTATCTTATTCgatgttttttaaattcaataattGACGTGTTATGgcgtttaaatatatttttcatatattaaACTGGCTGTATAATTAAGACCAcaggcaaaaaaaaaaactcgtcGTGTCGATATGTTGCATTTCTTATGTCAACTTTAACAACACAGAGTACATTTTAACAATTTATCGTTTTGTTCTCTGACCAACAGGGTTCCTTTTTCTGAGgttttgttttggttttgTCTGTTAGTTgaggataaaaaaaaaaagatacaggcgaattgagaacctcctccttttttcgaagtcggttataAAACATGGCTAAAAGAATGCAATGCAATGAGTATATGaaacatatatgtataagtattatatcTTCTACCATCCAGTACAGCTATATTTTGCCAAATTATAGACGGCTCCAAACTTTAATCATAACAGATATACCATCTAGCCTGCGTTCTTTGGCTATCAGTGTAGTTAAATCCGTGGCAATCTCCTTCACCACATCCTTACTGAGGCGAAATGTCTTCACAAACTCCGAGTCCGGCAAACTC contains the following coding sequences:
- the LOC119691014 gene encoding zinc carboxypeptidase A 1 isoform X1, with the protein product MNKMNQCKFIHICYVIFILFIPLCDGRRYRNFTLYRAIPIVETHLNFFRELNKFYEVVFWRGPGNLYSPIDFIISPNDKMMFLMEVDKQKIFLATIMPDVQKDFDEQIQPYAPYIPKDLKTFNWKSYARLDDIYAWMDDLTQEFPREVTVFNIGTTYEGRQIKAARVVLEGARRGSKIVIEGGIHGREWISPAFVTYLLNEVLNSTNSKDEVFKEIATNYEWYFIPVLNPDGYEFSHVKDRLWRKNRRPFGTTVVQYGVDLNRNFGIAFGTGFGNHTTDEFYPGPEEFSEAESSSIRKLVGSLTNIAYYIAIHSYGNFIIIPYSHVKEHLDNYDDVALYCDIMVNSIANKYNSHYLYGNSFETLGSLNGGTSTSYFKKKRKIPFTLSLHLGELDYGFALPANSIIRTMQEGFTGVVSLMSASAKSVNRRVIDNDDDDDDEDTSRNSTDIPDSAAKSLKSDDDNDYDNDEERTNKNPNLYEMNNKDDSEILSSSTIETVSSNAINLTKHNTLPKHGGGDSKFDEISNNEEPMADVPSKEVYELKNTKLHEDLPFERPSLAADRPAFKNLAYDTKFSQPRMITHVARRTTTHDYDDNAAGNISAIHIAMLTIIFMIVTTL
- the LOC119691014 gene encoding carboxypeptidase B isoform X3 → MNKMNQCKFIHICYVIFILFIPLCDGRRYRNFTLYRAIPIVETHLNFFRELNKFYEVVFWRGPGNLYSPIDFIISPNDKMMFLMEVDKQKIFLATIMPDVQKDFDEQIQPYAPYIPKDLKTFNWKSYARLDDIYAWMDDLTQEFPREVTVFNIGTTYEGRQIKAARVVLEGARRGSKIVIEGGIHGREWISPAFVTYLLNEVLNSTNSKDEVFKEIATNYEWYFIPVLNPDGYEFSHVKDRLWRKNRRPFGTTVVQYGVDLNRNFGIAFGTVGTTKSDPSDDTFCGPKPFSELESWAMAEFMKNVGNDTDYYISIHSYGQLVVLPYGYTTKHDPDFDQVSKVCKQTINVISQRRGTKFRCGNSFSTLGYMASGLSSDWAKMAYGIPYVLDIEMQDEGRYGFALPPSEIIPSSDEVIDGLKELLGPKSQRFYRLAENYDVSSSPRFVATKNVLIVFVLLRNLCSVLLL
- the LOC119691014 gene encoding zinc carboxypeptidase isoform X2 — translated: MDDLTQEFPREVTVFNIGTTYEGRQIKAARVVLEGARRGSKIVIEGGIHGREWISPAFVTYLLNEVLNSTNSKDEVFKEIATNYEWYFIPVLNPDGYEFSHVKDRLWRKNRRPFGTTVVQYGVDLNRNFGIAFGTGFGNHTTDEFYPGPEEFSEAESSSIRKLVGSLTNIAYYIAIHSYGNFIIIPYSHVKEHLDNYDDVALYCDIMVNSIANKYNSHYLYGNSFETLGSLNGGTSTSYFKKKRKIPFTLSLHLGELDYGFALPANSIIRTMQEGFTGVVSLMSASAKSVNRRVIDNDDDDDDEDTSRNSTDIPDSAAKSLKSDDDNDYDNDEERTNKNPNLYEMNNKDDSEILSSSTIETVSSNAINLTKHNTLPKHGGGDSKFDEISNNEEPMADVPSKEVYELKNTKLHEDLPFERPSLAADRPAFKNLAYDTKFSQPRMITHVARRTTTHDYDDNAAGNISAIHIAMLTIIFMIVTTL